The DNA region CGGCGGAGGCAGCCCTCGCACTCACGTTAATCATTCACGAACTGGCCACCGATGCCGTCAAATATGGTCCCTGAACGTCCCTGAAGGGCAGGTCGAGGTCGTGTGGTCGGTGGCAGATGCCCGCATTTACTTTGTGTGGACCGAGCGTAACGGCGCGGCCATCGTGGCGCCGCAAGGAGAGGGTTCGGATCAAAGCTGATCCAAAACGCATTCCCGTTCGTGTTCGATGCGCGGTCGACCCTGGTCTTTCACGAAACAGGATTGCATTTCGCCCTATCGTTCAAGATTGCCGCAACGCTGGTTGCAAGCGCATAATCAAAACAGCCTCGCGCAGTGATCTGATAAATTTTTTGGGCGTAATAGGCTTGCGAAACAACAGGTTCTAGGGTATTTCGCAAGCTCTACCTCCGAGCTGTGAGCGCCCGCTCAGTTTGTCACGCCACTCCTATAGGAATAGCGCTATGGATCATGCTTTTGGGTCACCCTCCGTTCTGATCGTTGAAGATAACCTGCTGATTGCCATGGATCTGGAAGCCATGCTGCAGCAGCTTGGCTTTACCGATACTGTTCTCTTACCCTCCTGTGCCGGCGCAAAAGCTTGGCTCAAAGTCAACACGCCCGCATTCGCGGTTGTTGACATTCACTTGAAGGACGGTTCTTGTGAAGAGGTCGCCGTTCAATTGGCGGCCAGAAACATCCCGTTCATCGTTAGCTCCGGATCAAATCAAGTCGTTTCGCCGCCGATTTTCGCGCGGGGCATTCGGGTCTCAAAACCCTGCGCTTCAGCAGATCTTGCGGCGGCGGTAGCAAGCATCACGTCGTTTTCCTCAAGGTTATCGGGGTAGGGCAGACAAAATGACGAAAATACCCAAACCACGTCGGCAGCGCGGCTTGTCCGCGCACGGTAATTTCGAGGGCGCGAAACGTTTTGCCGCCTCTGCATCGGACGATGAACGCGCAAAACGCGAAGCGAAAACCGCGTAACTGAGAGCCCAGCGCATAGCTGCAGGTGGCGGAACACGCGCTCTCCCCACGTCATCTTCGCCAGAGGACTGCGAAGAAGATAGGAGATGGAAGTAGATGAATGAACTTAGGAGCTTATGAGGGGCCAGCGAGTTGCGGTAGCGGCTGTTTACGAACCCGAGAGGCCCTTATCATGACGCTTTCTTCGCATTCCCTTGGACCAGACGGCACAGCGACCGCCGCGCGCGCTCCACAAAGTGTCGTGGGGATCTATTGTTTGCTTTGGCAGGCATTATTGCCTCATTCGTCGGTGGTTATGTCGCAAGCCGATTATCGGGGCGCCCGAGCCACTCGGCCGGGGGCTGTCATGGCGTGACTTCTTGGGCGGTCAAACGCTCGTCGTGCTCTGCCTGTTAACCACATCAGTCGGTGCTTTGGTAGGGAGGGCATCAGTCATTGGCAGGTTCGCAGTTGAACGTGGTGCGCGCGATCGGCACGATACGCGCAATCTCCGACCCTCGGTCGCTGACGCGAAGGTCGACGTCGAACCAGCCATTTTGATTGATGAGATCAAGCAGCGCGATGGCCATCCGCCCGGCGCAGACGGGATTGGTGCGAAGATCAATAAGGTCTCCATCTTCCCCCGTGAGCCGGACAACCATTTCGCCGTCTTCCATCGGCCGAAAGCACATGGCGCTGACGAAGCCGATGACGTCTTCCTCAGCGAGCCCGTGGGGTGCCGGCCGCTGGTCGTTGAACAGAGCGTTGGCTTCAGATTTGGCTGCATCGGTAAAGGGCATGGCTATCTCTCATAATGACGGGCTGCGCATTGTGGCACAGCCCGATGATAAATGTCAGGCCTTCAGCATGGACAGATGATCGAGATGCTCGTTGATCATGCCGCGTGCCAGTTTGGCAACGCTGAGATGTTCACGGTTCTGGCCAGCCTTCAGATAATCTTCCTGGATCACCAAAAGCTTCTTGTGACCGTCCAATTGTACAGCCACGTAGGCTTTGTCGAACCCGGCCCCACTCAGTCCCTTCAGCGTAGCCAATGCTTTCTTGCCCGCAGGATCCAGCATAGCCTCGACTTCGGCGTCTGTCGGCACCTTGAGCGCGCCCTCTGCCTTTTCCATTTCCATCGACGTTAGGATGTCGGCGATCGTCTCCTGCTCGGCGACTTCGAACTTGGCGAACATCTTGACCATGTCAGCTGCCGCCATTTCTACGGCGAGGCGGCTGGTGGCCAGCGACAGCGAGCCGACGATCTTGGTCATGTCGGCATGCTTCTTCTCGGCTTCGCCCGTTGCCGATGTCGCGGC from Pararhizobium qamdonense includes:
- a CDS encoding response regulator codes for the protein MDHAFGSPSVLIVEDNLLIAMDLEAMLQQLGFTDTVLLPSCAGAKAWLKVNTPAFAVVDIHLKDGSCEEVAVQLAARNIPFIVSSGSNQVVSPPIFARGIRVSKPCASADLAAAVASITSFSSRLSG
- a CDS encoding DUF4142 domain-containing protein; the encoded protein is MIRRQLLTALSATAFIPALLSAPQLLAATSATGEAEKKHADMTKIVGSLSLATSRLAVEMAAADMVKMFAKFEVAEQETIADILTSMEMEKAEGALKVPTDAEVEAMLDPAGKKALATLKGLSGAGFDKAYVAVQLDGHKKLLVIQEDYLKAGQNREHLSVAKLARGMINEHLDHLSMLKA